A single genomic interval of Coccidioides posadasii str. Silveira chromosome 1, complete sequence harbors:
- a CDS encoding uncharacterized protein (EggNog:ENOG410PKSW~COG:L~BUSCO:8903at33183): MDIDSVDRTSPIPWELGVFDAHCHPTDTMSSIDDIPSMKARTLAIMATRAQDQHLIAEVASRFANLDTSLEETCPERKVIPCFGWHPWFSHQIFDDSNKTDVDKHEHYKSVLTPSIQDNHLLDDLPTPRALSTFIQETKQHLLTYPYALVGEIGLDRSFRLPNAWFPHEVENRDSSRTPGSREGRTLSPYRVQLAHQKAILKAQLQLAGELQRPVSIHSVQAHGAVVEVIRELFRGYEKPALSKRQRKRRGSAAGAHGEESEEELDKSRGREPQTARPFPPRICMHSYSGPVEPLKQFLHPSNPADFYFSFSSAINFSNGPVSKAVEVIKEIPDDRILVESDLHCAGKEMDDMLEVIVRKVCEIRNWELEEGVKRLGDNWKRFVHGLGE; this comes from the coding sequence ATGGACATAGACAGCGTTGATAGAACCTCCCCCATTCCCTGGGAGCTGGGCGTATTCGACGCCCACTGCCATCCCACGGATACAATGTCTTCAATCGACGATATTCCTTCAATGAAAGCCAGGACACTCGCCATAATGGCAACCAGAGCACAAGATCAGCATCTGATTGCCGAAGTCGCCTCTAGATTCGCTAACCTAGACACCTCATTAGAAGAAACATGCCCCGAAAGAAAAGTCATTCCCTGCTTCGGCTGGCACCCGTGGTTCTCCCACCAAATCTTCGACGACTCGAATAAGACGGATGTAGATAAACATGAACACTACAAATCCGTTTTAACCCCATCAATCCAAGATAACCACCTGCTTGACGACCTTCCCACCCCTCGTGCACTCTCAACTTTCATCCAAGAGACCAAACAGCACCTGCTCACATATCCCTACGCACTGGTTGGCGAAATTGGCCTCGACCGCTCATTCCGCCTTCCAAACGCCTGGTTCCCACACGAGGTTGAGAATCGAGACTCCTCACGCACCCCCGGCTCGCGAGAGGGAAGAACCTTGTCACCGTATCGCGTGCAGCTAGCCCACCAAAAAGCCATCCTGAAAGCCCAGCTACAACTAGCCGGCGAGCTACAACGGCCAGTCTCCATCCATAGCGTCCAGGCACATGGTGCAGTCGTGGAAGTCATCCGCGAACTCTTCAGGGGTTACGAGAAGCCAGCTCTGTCTAAACGACAGCGGAAAAGGCGAGGTAGCGCGGCTGGGGCTCATGGCGAAGAGAGTGAAGAAGAGCTTGACAAGAGCCGGGGTCGGGAACCCCAAACGGCTCGCCCGTTCCCCCCGAGGATATGTATGCATTCGTATTCTGGTCCAGTGGAGCCATTGAAGCAGTTCCTGCATCCGTCAAATCCTGCGGATTTTTACTTTTCATTTTCGAGTGCTATTAATTTCTCGAATGGGCCGGTGTCCAAGGCCGTGGAGGTGATCAAGGAAATTCCTGATGATAGGATTTTGGTGGAAAGTGATTTGCACTGTGCGGGAAAGGAAATGGATGATATGTTAGAGGTGATTGTGAGAAAGGTATGCGAGATTCGCAACTGGGAGCTAGAGGAGGGAGTGAAGAGATTAGGTGATAATTGGAAAAGGTTTGTCCATGGTTTAGGAGAGTAA
- a CDS encoding uncharacterized protein (EggNog:ENOG410PIZ8~COG:S~TransMembrane:2 (i89-109o129-147i)): MSRLDQIVKGTPSPDAHVPETLFSTPSPQILASSPDTSDSRPATASAAPDPLSTLPSSPPQIYLNLLILESSLRSQYLALRARRRQNTFFLLLLALWIAYFSYALFLRPREDGGVGGSVYWIVEMGEKIALMGGVVTGILVWGTGQWERGVRWPRRWLAVANRGLRGFNAKIVLIRGPWWKEMLSYLSFLFPFADLFSSGPSFHYVERRHTGSHERHRRPAVTGRSSYEDDSDTGIEEDLSPGGDYVKLLLLPKSFSPAFRENWDEYRTEYWERENERRARLRQKLKQRERQLAKQEGGWFWWTGWQGLKRRRSLPKSAHDLERPHRHLHPSHHSHHRHVHSRHSLGDLKPRRPTEPHSRTSSRSTTPNPLSDADDKLANSDRERTRRRRSSSSAATSSNERPRKTKSSSSGAGNGSRSLSPLTQIELQEGNEDTAKNRI, encoded by the coding sequence ATGTCTCGCCTTGACCAGATCGTCAAGGGCACTCCCTCCCCTGACGCACACGTCCCTGAGACTCTCTTCAGCACTCCCTCGCCTCAGATCCTCGCCTCCTCTCCCGACACTTCCGATTCACGGCCGGCGACGGCGTCTGCAGCTCCCGACCCGCTCTCTACCCTCCCTTCCTCCCCGCCTCAGATCTACCTAAACCTCCTCATCCTCGAGAGCTCTCTACGCTCGCAATACCTGGCGCTTCGTGCACGAAGAAGGCAGAACACGTTTttcttgctgctgctcgCCCTGTGGATCGCTTACTTTTCATACGCGCTCTTCTTACGCCCAAGAGAAGATGGAGGCGTGGGCGGTTCGGTGTACTGGATCGTGGAGATGGGTGAGAAAATTGCCCTGATGGGCGGTGTTGTGACGGGCATTCTCGTCTGGGGAACGGGACAGTGGGAGAGAGGTGTCCGATGGCCGCGCCGGTGGCTGGCGGTCGCCAACCGAGGGCTGCGAGGCTTCAATGCAAAAATTGTATTGATTCGCGGCCCATGGTGGAAGGAGATGCTCTCTTATCTATCGTTCCTATTCCCATTCGCAGACCTCTTCTCATCAGGCCCATCATTTCACTATGTTGAGCGCCGTCATACCGGAAGCCATGAACGGCACAGACGTCCTGCAGTGACGGGCCGTTCCTCTTATGAGGACGATAGCGATACAGGAATTGAGGAAGACCTCTCCCCAGGTGGTGACTACGTCAAACTACTCTTACTCCCGAAATCATTTTCCCCTGCCTTCCGCGAAAACTGGGATGAATACCGCACCGAATACTGGGAGCGCGAAAACGAACGTCGCGCCCGCCTCCGCCAGAAGCTCAAGCAGCGTGAGCGCCAACTCGCCAAACAAGAAGGCGGCTGGTTCTGGTGGACCGGATGGCAAGGATTGAAGCGAAGACGCAGTCTCCCAAAGTCTGCCCATGATCTGGAAAGACCGCATCGTCATCTTCACCCTAGCCACCACAGCCATCATCGCCACGTGCACTCACGGCATTCCCTGGGAGACTTGAAGCCTCGTCGCCCCACCGAACCACATTCGAGAACATCTTCTCGCAGCACCACGCCTAATCCACTATCGGATGCTGATGACAAGCTTGCAAACTCTGATCGGGAACGGACTCGTCGCCGCcgaagcagcagcagcgcaGCTACCTCTTCAAACGAACGACCTCGGAAAACCAAGTCGTCCTCATCTGGAGCTGGGAACGGCAGCCGGTCCCTATCGCCATTAACACAAATTGAGTTGCAAGAGGGCAATGAAGACACTGCGAAAAATAGAATTTGA
- a CDS encoding uncharacterized protein (EggNog:ENOG410Q5GS~TransMembrane:1 (i9-42o)), with product MPSIRLSYLFFPFVFLAAIPIIILTTTIFACACVYVCAYVLLGYIFDSIFYSDSGFVGKFLTALLPNQPIPTGPPPAIPNQFQRLDVHHPWPSSNPGTITPRSGRHSRRPSASSETATFADGRKRSLPGFPYAPQSAQISPKAHKSVAMRHGILVSAQREDRGDWEDVNDEHEDDDNNNTAGYEDRCSEFLASVGRHQGPKTEISAEPKSNFFVGQYDGDVNGVLPTGPRLHFDIPPHPRRSSNGGKDPGSSEVTQY from the coding sequence ATGCCTAGCATCAGGCTGTCGTATCTCTTCTTTCCATTCGTTTTCCTGGCCGCAATCCCCATCATTATCCTCACCACTACGATATTTGCCTGCGCCTGCGTCTATGTCTGCGCATATGTTCTGCTTGGATATATATTTGATTCGATTTTTTACAGTGATTCAGGGTTTGTAGGTAAATTTCTAACAGCCCTGCTTCCAAATCAACCGATTCCAACGGGGCCCCCTCCTGCGATACCCAACCAGTTCCAGAGGTTGGATGTCCACCACCCATGGCCCTCCTCGAATCCGGGCACAATTACACCACGATCTGGACGCCATTCCCGTCGACCTTCCGCCTCATCTGAAACGGCCACTTTTGCGGATGGACGGAAGCGATCCCTTCCCGGATTCCCGTACGCTCCCCAGTCAGcccaaatctctccaaaagCTCATAAATCCGTCGCAATGCGCCATGGCATTCTAGTTTCCGCCCAGCGCGAGGATAGAGGAGACTGGGAAGATGTTAACGATGAGCATGAAGACGACGACAACAACAATACTGCAGGCTATGAGGACCGATGTTCTGAATTTCTTGCTTCTGTGGGACGACATCAGGGCCCCAAAACCGAGATATCGGCCGAGCCCAAGTCAAACTTCTTTGTGGGGCAGTATGATGGGGACGTCAATGGTGTCCTCCCTACCGGGCCACGCCTGCATTTTGATATACCACCACATCCTAGGAGGAGCTCCAATGGCGGAAAGGATCCTGGGTCTTCGGAAGTCACGCAATATTAA
- a CDS encoding uncharacterized protein (EggNog:ENOG410PKS1~COG:I~MEROPS:MER0011785~BUSCO:5256at33183) has translation MASATAEQPSGDTQTRQPQAPLASTRPEARPPAPLSRLFPLGYKDGFSQWWASIPAAAAEHKVLSFIPYLQRAPTHTQTGTEPATPNEQTDTLTTADHTRPGQVSENSVNDPYGPRRWRSTMVELSGKNRELNEFSVERLGEKVENNLVVLHGYGAGLGFFYKNFEALSRAKGWQLYALDLLGMGRSTRPPFRIAAKEREKAITEAEDWFVDALEEWRVKRRIERFTLLGHSLGGYLAVAYALKYPGRLNKLILASPVGIPEDPYAVNADVPEPTSSTLANEFTQDQAGGVQVSDNNNFLNARDKRAAASVGNNDISKPPAKTIPKWLVYLWDANVSPFSLVRWSGPLGPRLVSGWTSRRFSHLPQDEARALHDYAYSLFRLRGSGEYALSYILAPGAYARSPVIRRIHGVGRQFLPPQVNPPSPKPDSASESTSLSCSDLPPPSSAPSAPSASDSSGSFFSVQTAPRREPGIPIVFMYGEHDWMDAQGGHAAKEKIDQEKQRILKDASVEEQKADKGSAKVVVIKKAGHHLYLDGWEEFNEVMLDEMKDVSENHSASPFASQ, from the exons ATGGCTTCGGCCACGGCAGAGCAGCCGTCGGGGGACACGCAAACCCGTCAGCCGCAGGCTCCATTGGCTTCTACGAGGCCAGAGGCACGGCCTCCCGCTCCCCTCTCGCGGCTTTTTCCGCTGGGCTACAAAGACGGGTTTAGTCAATGG TGGGCGAGTATTCCCGCCGCCGCTGCGGAACACAAAGTGCTGTCCTTCATCCCGTACCTTCAGCGAGCGCCGACACATACGCAGACCGGCACAGAGCCTGCAACGCCCAATGAACAGACTGACACGTTAACCACTGCGGACCATACTCGGCCAGGTCAGGTTTCAGAGAACTCGGTGAATGATCCCTACGGTCCACGAAGATGGAGGTCTACTATGGTGGAGCTCAGCGGCAAGAATCGCGAGTTGAACGAGTTCTCAGTTGAACGACTTGGGGAGAAAGTAGAAAACAATCTTGTGGTTCTCCATGGATATGGGGCAGGCTTGGGCTTCttctacaagaattttgaAGCTTTGAGTCGAGCGAAAGGCTGGCAGCTGTATGCCCTGGATTTGCTGGGAATGGGTCGCAGCACCCGTCCACCTTTCAGGATTGCAGCGAAAGAGCGAGAGAAGGCCATCACAGAAGCAGAGGACTGGTTCGTGGATGCACTGGAAGAATGGCGTGTCAAGCGAAGAATAGAACGGTTCACACTACTTGGACACAGCTTAGGAGGCTACCTGGCCGTTGCCTATGCACTCAAATACCCTGGTCGTCTCAATAAACTTATTCTTGCATCCCCTGTGGGCATCCCTGAGGACCCATATGCCGTAAATGCAGATGTGCCGGAGCCGACCTCGTCGACGCTCGCAAACGAATTTACCCAGGATCAAGCTGGTGGAGTTCAGGTCAGCGATAACAACAATTTCTTGAATGCCAGAGACAAGAGAGCCGCCGCGAGTGTGGGCAACAACGACATATCCAAGCCCCCAGCCAAGACCATACCAAAATGGCTCGTGTATCTCTGGGATGCCAATGTCTCCCCATTCAGTCTGGTCAGATGGTCTGGTCCGCTTGGTCCTCGTCTTGTTTCCGGCTGGACGTCTCGACGATTTTCTCACCTACCTCAGGACGAAGCTCGCGCGCTGCACGACTATGCATATTCGCTCTTTAGACTCCGTGGTAGCGGTGAATATGCGCTGTCGTATATCCTGGCCCCAGGTGCATATGCCCGCAGCCCAGTAATTCGACGTATCCATGGCGTCGGACGTCAGTTCCTCCCACCCCAAGTTAACCCTCCATCGCCAAAGCCAGATTCTGCGAGTGAATCTACCTCCCTTTCTTGTTCCGATCTGCCACCACCTTCTTCCGCGCCATCAGCCCCGTCAGCCTCGGATTCCTCtggttctttcttctctgtaCAAACTGCGCCACGCCGAGAACCCGGAATCCCTATTGTCTTCATGTACGGTGAACATGACTGGATGGATGCTCAAGGTGGCCATGCAGCCAAGGAGAAAATCGACCAAGAAAAGCAACGGATTTTGAAAGATGCATCCGTCGAAGAGCAGAAAGCAGATAAAGGATCGGCGAAAGTGGTTGTTATCAAGAAGGCGGGACATCATCTGTACTTGGACGGATGGGAGGAGTTTAATGAGGTGATGTTGGACGAGATGAAGGACGTGAGTGAGAACCATTCGGCGTCTCCATTTGCTTCACAATGA
- a CDS encoding uncharacterized protein (EggNog:ENOG410PJA4~COG:E~BUSCO:4497at33183) produces the protein MQCFSRGYTASDALLEALWDAGIRYIFANLGSDHPAILEAFIKAQHEKNGQVPKIITCPNEMVALSMADGYARLSNKPQCVLIHTDVGTQALAAAVHNASCGRAPVLIIAGLSPFTMEGEMRGSRTEYIHWIQDVPDQKQIVSQYCRYSAEIKTGKNIKQVVNRALQFATSDPTGPSYLVAAREVLEEEIEPYKIEQKQWGAVRAAALPQEAVATIATELASAKEPLIIVGYTGRYEQAVTQLVQLADNIKGVRVLETGGSDMCFPANHPSALGLRHGVHDAIQTADVILVVDCDVPWIPTQVKPTPSAKIFHVDVDPLKQQMPLFYLKASETYRADATTAFKQLNEYISSSKKLTELLSAEEYTLRRVAIEASHKERIELLAEQAAKPQGINSPLNPAFLFSELRKACPPDTIWAMEAVTLAAMANDHIQASLPKSWINCGGGGLGWSGGGALGVKLASDDQHGGPGKGKFVCHIAGDGAYLFTVPSSVYWIARRYNIPILTIVLNNKGWNAPRHSLLLVHPNEGGARVTNEELNISFAPTPDYAGIAKAAAGGELWAGRAGTVEELAKALPEAIKSVLNGKGAVLEAQLNGKEGKYTGSSDATAVPN, from the exons ATGCAATGTTTCTCTAGGGGCTACACTGCGTCAGACGCCCTTCTAGAGGCTCTTTGGGAT GCTGGTATTCGATACATTTTTGCAAATTTGGGCTCTGACCACCCAGCAATTCTCGAGGCTTTCATCAAGGCTCAGCATGAGAAGAATGGCCAGGTCCCCAAGATCATCACCTGTCCCAACGAG ATGGTCGCGCTCTCCATGGCCGACGGATATGCTCGTCTTTCCAACAAGCCGCAGTGCGTCCTCATTCACACCGACGTCGGTACCCAAGCTCTGGCTGCTGCCGTGCACAATGCTTCGTGCGGTCGCGCCCCCGTGCTCATCATCGCGGGGCTCTCCCCCTTCACCATGGAAGGAGAAATGCGCGGATCTCGCACCGAGTATATCCACTGGATCCAAGATGTTCCCGATCAAAAGCAGATAGTTTCCCAGTATTGTCGCTACTCCGCCGAGATCAAAACTGGAAAAAACATCAAGCAGGTTGTCAATCGTGCTCTTCAGTTCGCCACCAGCGATCCGACCGGCCCTTCCTACCTAGTTGCCGCAAGAGAGGTTCTAGAAGAGGAGATTGAGCCTTACAAGATCGAACAGAAACAGTGGGGTGCAGTTCGCGCTGCTGCTCTCCCCCAGGAAGCTGTCGCAACTATCGCTACAGAGTTAGCTTCTGCCAAAGAGCCGCTTATCATCGTTGGATACACTGGTCGCTATGAGCAGGCCGTCACACAGCTTGTCCAGCTTGCAGACAACATCAAGGGTGTTCGCGTTCTCGAGACCGGGGGTAGCGATATGTGCTTCCCTGCCAATCACCCAAGTGCACTCGGACTGCGCCATGGCGTCCATGATGCAATTCAGACCGCGGATGTCATCCTGGTTGTCGACTGTGATGTTCCCTGGATCCCAACTCAAGTCAAGCCAACACCATCTGCCAAGATTTTCCACGTCGATGTCGATCCGCTCAAGCAACAGATGCCGTTGTTCTACCTTAAGGCATCGGAAACGTATCGCGCAGACGCAACCACGGCCTTCAAGCAGTTGAATGAATACATCTCTAGCAGTAAGAAGTTGACTGAATTGTTGTCTGCTGAAGAGTATACACTTCGTCGCGTCGCGATCGAAGCCTCACACAAGGAGCGCATCGAACTACTCGCTGAACAAGCCGCTAAACCTCAAGGAATCAACTCGCCACTCAACCCGGCCTTCCTTTTCTCAGAGCTTCGTAAGGCGTGTCCTCCAGATACCATCTGGGCCATGGAAGCCGTTACCCTTGCCGCAATGGCGAACGATCACATCCAAGCGTCTCTTCCCAAGTCCTGGATCAACTGCGGAGGCGGTGGTCTCGGTTGGTCCGGTGGCGGTGCACTCGGCGTCAAACTCGCATCCGATGACCAGCATGGTGGCCCTGGAAAGGGTAAATTCGTCTGCCACATTGCTGGAGATGGCGCGTATCTATTCACCGTTCCCAGTTCTGTCTACTGGATTGCGCGTCGATACAACATCCCCATTTTGACCATCGTTTTGAATAACAAGGGCTGGAACGCGCCTCGTCATAGTTTGCTGCTCGTCCATCCCAACGAAGGAGGTGCTCGTGTGACCAATGAAGAATTGAACATTTCCTTTGCACCAACCCCTGACTATGCAGGTATTGCCAAGGCGGCTGCCGGGGGTGAGCTCTGGGCCGGACGTGCCGGGACAGTTGAAGAACTCGCGAAGGCTTTGCCCGAGGCAATCAAAAGTGTTTTGAATGGCAAGGGCGCCGTTCTGGAAGCTCAGTTGAATGGAAAGGAAGGAAAATACACTGGATCTTCCGATGCGACCGCCGTCCCCAACTAA
- the MCM3 gene encoding MCM DNA helicase complex subunit (EggNog:ENOG410PFNC~COG:L~BUSCO:2151at33183), translating to MENYSLRDEAVRDRVRAATEFLDPSDQRARSYRADIVLMLNRGLRRLTVSLDEIRAHSRELANGLVTQPFEYSQAFDQALRDVIQTLGTDSTRLTKEQIEDTAWYCAYVGAFGEYACNPRTLSSSHLNRMVALEGIVTKCSLVRPKVVRSVHYNPKKENFLVREYRDQTMTATGATSLNVYPQEDDQGNPLITEYGYCKYRDHQMISIQEMPERAPAGQLPRGVDVILDDDLVDKVKPGDRIQLVGIYRSLGNRNASSGSSTFRTVILANNIIHLASKSGGGIAQATITDTDIRNINKMSKKKKVFDLLSQSLAPSIYGHDYIKKAILLMLLGGMEKNLDNGTHLRGDINILMVGDPSTAKSQLLRFVLNTAPLAIATTGRGSSGVGLTAAVTTDKETGERRLEAGAMVLGDRGVVCIDEFDKMSDVDRVAIHEVMEQQTVTIAKAGIHTTLNARCSVIAAANPIYGQYDTHKDPHKNIALPDSLLSRFDLLFVVTDDIEDTRDRLVSEHVLRMHQYRQPGTEEGAPVREQVNNTLGVGLEANENANVPTEVYEKYNAMLHAGITVTSGRGAGRKVEVVSLPFVKKYIQYAKSRIKPVLTKGAADHIVTTYSALRNDELTGNQRKTSPMTARTLETLIRLSTAHAKARLSNRVEEKDAKIAESILRFALFKEVVEDERRKRRKTTNVLDSDSDSSDSDDDADNTQRTTRGSTATAPRSSRRRGQQGRSRNTPDGDDEDEYAASLSSRPVGGSSRQTRSQATSQLDSQMSMASSQPASQLLQTQTDSTEAQEEVIGKALAAASSLPPLPTERLNAFRSALGPLMRSDLFQGDSANVQRVVEAVNSSIRASSSSRTSVFELAEALQALNVMNDRNEVMYLGEETVYRI from the exons ATGGAGAATTACAGTCTCCGCGATGAGGCGGTTCGAGATCGCGTTCGAGCTGCCACAGAATTTCTTGATCCAA GCGATCAGAGAGCTCGAAG TTATCGTGCCGATATAGTGTTGATGCTGAATCGTGGACTACGGCGCCTCACA GTCAGCTTAGATGAAATTCGAGCGCATAGTCGAGAACTTGCCAACGG CCTTGTTACTCAGCCGTTTGAATATTCTCAAGCCTTTGATCAGGCCTTAAGAGATGTTATCCAGACTTTGGGCACAGATTCCACGAGGCTAACGAAAGAGCAAATCGAAGACACG GCATGGTATTGCGCTTACGTTGGCGCATTTGGCGAGTATGCCTGCAACCCTCGAACTCTGAGCTCGTCGCATTTGAACCGCATGGTCGCGCTCGAGGGAATTGTGACAAAGTGCTCATTGGTCAGACCAAAGGTGGTCCGAAGTGTTCACTACAATccgaaaaaggaaaatttcCTAGTTAGGGAGTATCGAGATCAGACTATGACTGCGACTGGGGCTACAAGTTTGAATGTCTATCCACAAGAAGACGACCAAGGAAACCCG TTGATTACGGAATACGGCTATTGCAAATATCGCGACCATCAAATGATTTCTATTCAAGAAATGCCGGAAAGAGCTCCAGCTGGTCAGCTTCCTCGAGGCGTCGATGTGATACTCGATGACGATCTAGTGGACAAAGTGAAACCCGGTGACAGAATTCAACTTGTTGGAATATATCGGTCTCTAGGAAACCGCAACGCAAGTTCTGGTAGTTCAACGTTCCGCACCGTGATTCTTGCAAATAACATAATACATCTCGCGTCAAAGTCCGGCGGTGGAATTGCACAAGCGACAATCACCGATACAGATATCCGAAACATAAATAAGAtgtcaaaaaagaagaaggtTTTTGACTTACTTTCTCAGTCTCTTGCTCCCAGTATATACGGGCATGACTACATCAAGAAGGCAATCTTGTTGATGTTACTTGGAGGAATGGAGAAGAACCTTGATAACGGAACCCATTTGCGTGGAGACATTAACATCCTAATGGTCGGAGACCCTTCCACTGCTAAATCCCAACTTCTCCGCTTTGTTCTTAACACGGCACCTTTGGCCATTGCAACGACTGGTAGAGGTTCTTCCGGTGTTGGTCTTACAGCGGCAGTCACAACCGATAAGGAAACCGGTGAGCGAAGGCTTGAGGCTGGTGCCATGGTTCTCGGAGATAGAGGGGTTGTGTGCATCGATGAATTCGACAAGATGAGTGATGTGGATCGAGTCGCCATACATGAAGTCATGGAACAGCAGACGGTCACCATAGCCAAGGCTGGCATCCATACGACGCTAAATGCAAGATGCAGTGTTATTGCTGCTGCAAATCCTATATATGGTCAATATGACACACATAAGGACCCGCACAAGAATATTGCGTTGCCAGATTCACTTTTATCTCGTTTCGACTTACTTTTCGTGGTTACGGACGATATCGAGGATACAAGGGATCGACTAGTATCTGAGCACGTCCTACGGATGCATCAATATCGTCAGCCCGGTACCGAAGAAGGTGCTCCAGTGCGTGAACAAGTTAACAATACTCTAGGAGTCGGACTTGAAGCCAACGAGAACGCGAATGTGCCTACAGAAGTTTATGAGAAGTACAATGCCATGTTACATGCAGGCATAACGGTAACCTCGGGTCGAGGGGCAGGTAGGAAAGTGGAGGTAGTCAGCCTACCTTTCGTGAAGAAGTATATCCAATATGCCAAATCGCGAATAAAGCCAGTCTTAACCAAAGGCGCTGCCGATCACATTGTCACCACATACTCTGCGCTTCGAAATGATGAGTTAACTGGAAACCAGCGAAAGACGTCCCCAATGACGGCGCGTACTTTGGAAACACTGATCCGTCTTTCCACAGCCCATGCAAAAGCTCGTCTTTCCAACAGAgttgaagagaaagatgctAAAATTGCGGAATCTATTCTTAGGTTTGCTTTGTTCAAGGAAGTTGTGGAAGATGAGAGGCGCAAGCGACGGAAAACGACAAATGTTCTGGACTCGGACTCGGACTCAAGCGACTCCGATGATGATGCCGATAATACTCAGCGAACAACACGAGGATCAACTGCTACTGCTCCGCGCTCAAGTAGACGTCGTGGCCAGCAGGGCAGATCTAGAAATACTCCggatggtgatgatgaagacgaaTACGCGGCCAGCCTTAGCAGCCGCCCGGTTGGCGGCTCTTCCCGACAGACTCGGAGCCAGGCGACCTCTCAACTGGATTCGCAGATGTCAATGGCATCCTCTCAGCCTGCATCCCAATTGCTTCAGACACAGACGGACAGCACAGAAGCTCAAGAAGAGGTTATTGGAAAAGCTCTAGCGGCCGCGTCTTCATTACCTCCTTTACCTACAGAACGGCTGAATGCATTCCGTTCCGCGTTAGGTCCGCTGATGAGGTCGGATCTTTTCCAGGGCGATTCAGCGAACGTGCAACGTGTAGTGGAAGCCGTGAACTCTTCGATACGTGCCTCCTCGAGCTCACGGACGAGTGTGTTTGAGCTGGCAGAGGCTTTGCAAGCCTTGAATGTGATGAATGACAGAAACGAGGTTAT GTACCTTGGAGAGGAGACGGTCTATCGCATCTAG